A single window of Cytobacillus dafuensis DNA harbors:
- a CDS encoding phage holin family protein: MRWIVGILINAILFIAIAGFLDESFYVSSFGAAIGASAILSILNILVRPILIILTLPITFLTLGLFLFVVNAFTLRITDDIMGKSFEISSFGITILVAFIMSVANLIIQKAIFERSKEK, encoded by the coding sequence ATGAGATGGATCGTTGGAATATTAATAAATGCTATTCTTTTCATAGCAATAGCTGGGTTTTTAGATGAATCATTTTACGTATCGAGTTTCGGAGCAGCGATTGGAGCAAGCGCCATCCTCTCGATCTTAAACATCCTTGTTCGCCCGATACTGATTATTTTAACATTGCCTATCACGTTCCTAACATTGGGGCTATTCCTGTTTGTCGTCAATGCTTTTACATTGCGCATTACCGATGATATTATGGGGAAATCTTTTGAAATTTCAAGCTTTGGAATCACTATTCTAGTGGCGTTCATCATGTCTGTTGCCAATCTTATTATTCAAAAAGCTATTTTTGAACGATCTAAGGAGAAGTAA
- the lgt gene encoding prolipoprotein diacylglyceryl transferase — MESTIQPLNPIAFSIGPIEVYWYGIIIGFGIALGLILAIRESERRGLSKEIFPDLMLWAIPIAIISARIYYVIFQWDYYSQNPSDIIKIWEGGIAIHGALIGSVITAYIFAKKRNVSFWKIADIAAPSIILGQAIGRWGNFMNQEAHGGEVSRAFLENLHLPDFIINQMYINGAYYHPTFLYESIWDIIGFVILILLRKVNMRQGEMFLTYVMWYSVGRYFVEGLRTDSLMLTEYLRAAQTISIILVIVAVILLVVRRMKGYSDVRYLDKSV, encoded by the coding sequence ATGGAATCAACGATACAGCCGCTTAATCCGATTGCTTTTTCTATCGGGCCTATTGAAGTCTATTGGTATGGGATTATTATAGGCTTCGGCATCGCTTTAGGATTAATACTTGCTATACGTGAATCAGAAAGAAGGGGATTGTCAAAAGAGATATTCCCAGATTTAATGCTTTGGGCAATTCCGATTGCGATTATTTCAGCAAGAATTTATTATGTCATTTTCCAATGGGACTATTATAGCCAAAATCCTAGTGATATTATCAAAATATGGGAGGGCGGCATTGCTATTCATGGAGCTTTAATCGGGTCCGTCATTACCGCATATATTTTTGCAAAAAAGAGGAATGTTTCTTTCTGGAAGATTGCTGATATTGCAGCACCTAGTATTATTTTAGGTCAAGCAATCGGCCGCTGGGGAAACTTTATGAACCAGGAAGCGCATGGAGGAGAAGTTAGCCGTGCATTCTTGGAAAACTTGCATCTACCTGATTTCATTATTAATCAAATGTATATTAATGGTGCTTATTATCATCCTACTTTTTTATATGAATCCATCTGGGATATCATCGGATTTGTCATCCTTATCCTCTTAAGAAAAGTAAATATGCGTCAAGGCGAGATGTTCCTAACCTATGTGATGTGGTATTCGGTTGGACGCTATTTCGTTGAAGGCTTGAGAACAGACAGTTTAATGCTGACGGAGTATTTAAGAGCCGCACAAACGATTTCGATCATCCTTGTAATCGTTGCAGTTATTTTGCTTGTGGTCAGAAGGATGAAGGGCTATTCGGATGTACGTTATTTAGATAAGAGTGTATAG
- the hisG gene encoding ATP phosphoribosyltransferase, producing MKDVLTIAMPKGRIFEDAADLLREAGFQLPPEFDDSRKLIIDVPEESFRFILAKPMDVPTYVEHGVADLGIAGKDVMLEEERVVYELLDLKISACYLAVAGLPNTKMNNIAPKIATKYPNVAEAYFREQGEQVEIIKLNGSIELAPMIGLADRIVDIVSTGRTLKENGLVEYERIVDITSRLIVNPASFRLKEERVNELVERLVKKLQSNEGL from the coding sequence ATGAAAGACGTTTTAACCATAGCGATGCCAAAAGGCAGAATATTCGAAGATGCTGCTGATTTGCTTCGTGAGGCTGGCTTCCAATTGCCGCCAGAGTTCGATGATTCAAGAAAACTAATCATTGATGTTCCTGAAGAAAGCTTCCGGTTTATTTTAGCAAAGCCAATGGATGTTCCTACCTATGTTGAACATGGAGTTGCAGACCTTGGGATCGCAGGCAAGGATGTCATGCTTGAGGAAGAGCGCGTTGTATATGAACTGCTTGATTTAAAAATAAGTGCATGCTACCTCGCTGTGGCAGGTTTACCGAATACAAAAATGAATAACATAGCACCAAAGATTGCAACAAAATATCCGAATGTTGCAGAAGCATATTTCCGTGAACAAGGGGAGCAGGTCGAAATCATTAAGCTGAACGGATCCATCGAGCTTGCACCAATGATTGGTCTTGCTGATCGAATTGTCGATATTGTTTCCACGGGGCGGACATTAAAGGAGAACGGGCTAGTCGAATATGAACGAATTGTTGATATAACATCAAGGCTGATTGTAAATCCAGCCAGCTTTCGATTAAAGGAAGAAAGGGTTAATGAGCTTGTCGAGCGGCTAGTAAAAAAATTGCAGAGCAACGAAGGCCTCTAA
- a CDS encoding ATP phosphoribosyltransferase regulatory subunit: MSRLFMFEKPLGMRDTLPELFDRKRVVRASIEKEMERWGYRFIETPTLEYYETVGSASAILDQQLFKLLDQQGHTLVLRPDMTTPIARIAASRLLKKDMPIRLAYAANVFRAQQKEGGSPAEFEQIGVECIGDYTISADAEVIALIISSLQEAGLEDFKLSVGHIGFAHKFFLKILGTEERVEALTRFLFEKNYVGYREHVKGLALSSIDKQRLLDFLKLRGGIEIIELAVSLLENEEGKEDILQLHQLFEMMGDYGLEEKVKFDLTLVSHMSYYTGILFEVYAGKVGFPIASGGRYDQLLQKFGKQAGATGFAIRIDRLLEALGDDIESSAVSCILFSPERRKEAFQHAQELRRSGKKVVLQDINGVKDIDNCTNQYEDITFLVGNAGRETEI, translated from the coding sequence ATGAGTCGCTTATTTATGTTTGAAAAACCCTTAGGGATGAGAGATACATTACCAGAATTATTTGATCGAAAGCGGGTGGTAAGGGCTTCGATTGAAAAGGAGATGGAGCGTTGGGGCTACCGGTTCATTGAGACTCCGACTCTAGAATACTATGAAACGGTTGGTTCCGCTTCGGCAATACTTGACCAGCAGTTATTTAAGCTGCTTGATCAGCAAGGGCATACACTTGTTTTGCGTCCAGATATGACGACTCCCATTGCGCGGATTGCGGCTTCTAGATTGTTAAAAAAGGATATGCCTATTCGCTTAGCTTATGCAGCTAATGTTTTCCGCGCTCAGCAGAAGGAGGGTGGGAGTCCAGCAGAGTTTGAACAGATTGGAGTGGAATGCATCGGCGATTATACCATTAGCGCGGATGCGGAAGTGATTGCATTAATCATCAGCTCCTTACAAGAAGCTGGTTTAGAAGATTTTAAGCTCTCAGTTGGACATATCGGCTTTGCCCATAAATTTTTCCTGAAAATATTAGGAACGGAAGAAAGAGTGGAAGCTTTAACAAGATTTTTATTTGAGAAAAATTATGTAGGATACAGGGAGCATGTAAAAGGGTTGGCCCTTTCTTCTATTGACAAGCAGCGTCTGTTGGATTTTTTAAAGCTAAGGGGAGGAATAGAAATTATAGAATTGGCCGTTAGCCTGCTTGAAAATGAAGAAGGAAAAGAGGATATTCTTCAGCTCCATCAGCTATTTGAAATGATGGGTGATTATGGACTGGAGGAAAAAGTGAAATTCGATTTAACGCTCGTGAGCCATATGAGCTACTATACAGGCATTTTATTCGAGGTATATGCAGGGAAGGTTGGTTTTCCAATTGCGAGTGGAGGCAGGTACGACCAATTGCTTCAAAAATTCGGCAAGCAGGCTGGGGCAACAGGCTTTGCCATCCGGATAGACCGACTTCTTGAGGCGCTTGGGGATGACATAGAGAGCTCAGCTGTTTCCTGTATTTTATTTAGTCCAGAACGAAGGAAGGAAGCCTTTCAACATGCACAGGAACTGAGAAGGTCAGGGAAAAAGGTAGTGCTACAGGATATTAATGGCGTTAAGGATATTGATAATTGTACGAACCAATATGAAGACATCACCTTTTTAGTTGGCAATGCTGGGAGGGAAACCGAGATATGA
- a CDS encoding N-acetylmuramoyl-L-alanine amidase: MKIMLDAGHGYHTAGKRSPDGLSEYDFNRAVTDYAKRSLENYENVIVYFAHSDERDIPLKERTNKANQLKVDSYVAIHANSFGSTWNNANGIETYIHPNKPKEAYELAQKIQHNLVISTGLNNRGVKTADFHVLRETNMTAVLVECGFMTNRNEAELLRSDTYRKTCAEAIVKALVDQYKLKRKTNSKMPPASTIIPAKTSLYKVQVGAYKDKKNADELAEALQKLGYSSYVYYE; encoded by the coding sequence ATGAAAATTATGCTTGATGCCGGCCATGGTTATCATACAGCTGGAAAACGATCTCCTGATGGTCTGAGCGAATATGATTTTAATAGAGCAGTCACTGATTATGCCAAGAGGTCTCTAGAAAACTATGAAAATGTAATAGTTTATTTTGCGCATTCAGACGAACGAGACATTCCCCTTAAGGAACGAACGAATAAAGCCAATCAGCTTAAGGTCGATTCCTATGTGGCCATCCATGCAAATTCCTTCGGGTCAACCTGGAATAACGCAAACGGTATCGAGACCTATATACACCCCAATAAACCAAAGGAAGCCTATGAGCTCGCTCAGAAAATCCAGCATAATCTTGTTATTTCAACAGGATTAAATAATCGAGGTGTTAAAACAGCTGATTTTCATGTCCTTCGCGAAACGAATATGACAGCCGTATTAGTTGAATGTGGATTTATGACAAACCGTAATGAAGCGGAACTATTACGCTCGGACACGTACCGCAAGACATGTGCTGAAGCCATTGTAAAAGCTCTTGTTGATCAATATAAGCTAAAGAGAAAAACTAATTCCAAAATGCCACCCGCTTCAACAATAATCCCTGCCAAAACTAGTCTATATAAAGTCCAAGTCGGTGCCTATAAAGATAAGAAAAATGCAGATGAGCTGGCAGAAGCCTTGCAAAAGCTTGGATATTCATCCTATGTCTATTATGAATAG
- the hprK gene encoding HPr(Ser) kinase/phosphatase produces MAKVCTKDIIDKFDLELISGEEGIYRSITTSDISRPGIEVAGYFEFYPAERIQLIGKTELTFTGKLNEIDRQARFDRLCTDITPGIIISRSLEIPEELIEAAEREAVPLLRTKLKTTRFSSLLTNYLESKLAPTTAVHGVLVDVYGVGVLITGKSGVGKSETALELVKRGHRLVADDCVEIRQEDENTLVGTSPELIEHLLEIRGLGIINVMTLFGAGAVRSFKRITIVMDLELWDQNKQYDRLGLEEEKMKIIDMELPKLTIPVRPGRNLAVIIEVAAMNFRLKRMGVNAAEQFSNRLADVIEDGERA; encoded by the coding sequence TTGGCTAAAGTATGCACGAAAGACATTATAGATAAATTTGATCTTGAGCTGATTAGTGGTGAAGAGGGGATATACCGATCGATTACCACAAGTGATATTTCCAGGCCAGGAATAGAAGTGGCAGGATATTTCGAATTTTACCCGGCAGAGAGAATACAGCTGATAGGAAAAACGGAGCTCACCTTCACAGGAAAATTAAATGAGATTGATCGGCAGGCTCGATTTGATCGCCTTTGTACGGACATTACACCTGGTATTATTATTTCAAGAAGCTTGGAAATCCCAGAGGAATTAATTGAGGCAGCTGAACGAGAAGCAGTACCACTATTAAGAACAAAGTTAAAAACAACGCGTTTTTCAAGTTTGTTAACGAATTATCTTGAGAGCAAACTTGCTCCGACAACGGCTGTTCACGGGGTTCTTGTTGATGTTTATGGGGTCGGAGTGCTCATTACGGGGAAAAGCGGCGTCGGTAAAAGTGAAACTGCTTTAGAACTAGTAAAACGTGGACATAGGTTAGTAGCAGATGATTGTGTGGAGATCAGACAGGAAGATGAAAATACACTTGTTGGCACATCACCGGAACTAATTGAGCATTTATTAGAGATTCGCGGTCTAGGGATCATAAATGTGATGACGTTGTTCGGTGCAGGAGCTGTTCGCAGCTTTAAACGTATTACGATCGTTATGGATTTAGAGCTTTGGGATCAGAACAAGCAATATGATCGCCTTGGGCTTGAAGAGGAAAAGATGAAAATTATCGATATGGAATTGCCGAAGCTAACGATTCCCGTTCGCCCTGGACGGAACTTGGCGGTTATAATCGAAGTAGCAGCCATGAATTTCCGGCTTAAACGAATGGGCGTCAACGCAGCTGAACAATTTTCCAATCGCCTAGCAGACGTTATTGAAGATGGTGAGAGGGCTTAA
- a CDS encoding acyltransferase has protein sequence MRRTDRYPVEGANSLWHVYKTVPFWKVVKNFVVIQLARYTPFLGMKNWLYRTFLRMKVGDETSFALMVMLDVMFPEKISVGRNTVIGYNTTILAHEYLIKEYRLGNVEIGSEVMIGANTTILPGVSIGDGAIVSAGTLVHKDVPPGSFVGGNPMRVIYTKEEMAKRWADDPIYGEEKA, from the coding sequence ATGAGGAGAACGGATCGCTATCCAGTCGAAGGTGCCAATTCACTATGGCATGTGTATAAAACGGTTCCTTTTTGGAAGGTTGTAAAAAACTTCGTCGTGATCCAGCTCGCAAGGTATACCCCTTTTTTAGGCATGAAAAACTGGCTATATCGAACTTTTTTACGAATGAAGGTTGGAGATGAGACATCATTTGCTCTGATGGTGATGCTGGATGTGATGTTTCCTGAAAAGATTAGTGTTGGCCGTAATACAGTGATCGGCTATAATACAACGATCCTTGCTCATGAGTATTTAATTAAGGAATATCGATTAGGGAATGTAGAGATTGGCAGTGAAGTCATGATCGGCGCCAACACGACGATTTTGCCTGGCGTATCAATCGGGGATGGTGCGATTGTATCCGCAGGTACTTTAGTGCATAAGGATGTCCCTCCTGGCTCCTTTGTCGGCGGAAATCCAATGCGGGTGATCTACACGAAGGAAGAGATGGCAAAACGCTGGGCGGATGACCCGATATATGGAGAAGAAAAGGCTTAA
- a CDS encoding DUF4870 domain-containing protein, translating to METNRVLSSLSYLSVLFAGILFPLVVFLVTEDKKTKYHAKKALLSQLIMLVPFPVVVYSAITQIVMNQTEVPMLFISSVIITILLCLIVAVWNIVKGIKIFTNESY from the coding sequence GTGGAAACGAATAGGGTACTTTCGAGTTTAAGCTATTTAAGTGTATTGTTTGCAGGGATTCTGTTTCCGTTAGTCGTATTCCTTGTAACAGAAGATAAAAAGACGAAGTACCATGCAAAAAAGGCACTCCTTTCACAACTTATTATGCTAGTACCATTTCCTGTTGTCGTTTATTCAGCCATTACTCAGATCGTGATGAACCAAACAGAGGTGCCGATGCTGTTTATAAGCAGCGTCATCATTACCATACTCTTATGCCTTATTGTTGCGGTTTGGAATATCGTGAAGGGGATCAAGATTTTTACAAATGAATCATATTAA
- the ppaX gene encoding pyrophosphatase PpaX encodes MSTQVNTVLFDLDGTLIDTNELIISSFLHTLGSYYPDKYKREDVLPFMGPTLTETFTSINPEKVDDMIAMYREFNLSNHDLLVKEFPTVFETVRTLKESGYKIAIVSTKIHKNIEKGLKLTKLDQFFDVVIALDHVQNAKPDPEPIIKALDLLGSKPEEAIMVGDNSHDILGGKNAGTKTAGVAWSAKGKEHLMGFEPDYILDTMADLLDILKVNKG; translated from the coding sequence ATGAGCACACAAGTTAATACCGTATTATTTGACTTAGACGGGACGTTAATTGATACGAATGAATTAATTATTTCTTCATTTTTGCATACGTTAGGTAGCTATTATCCAGATAAATACAAGCGAGAGGATGTTCTGCCTTTTATGGGGCCGACCCTAACGGAAACCTTCACATCGATTAATCCGGAAAAAGTGGACGATATGATCGCTATGTACAGGGAATTCAATTTAAGTAATCATGACTTACTTGTAAAAGAATTTCCGACTGTTTTTGAAACCGTTCGTACATTGAAAGAATCGGGCTATAAAATAGCAATTGTATCAACAAAGATTCATAAAAATATTGAAAAAGGTCTTAAGCTCACAAAGCTTGATCAATTTTTTGATGTCGTTATTGCATTAGACCATGTTCAAAATGCTAAGCCTGATCCTGAACCGATTATAAAAGCATTAGATCTGCTAGGTTCAAAGCCAGAAGAGGCGATAATGGTCGGCGATAATTCTCATGATATTCTTGGCGGAAAGAATGCAGGCACGAAAACTGCTGGCGTTGCCTGGAGTGCAAAAGGAAAAGAGCATTTAATGGGCTTCGAGCCAGATTATATTCTTGATACAATGGCTGATCTGCTTGATATTTTAAAGGTAAATAAGGGATGA
- a CDS encoding DUF4097 family beta strand repeat-containing protein, which produces MQGERKRILKMVEDGKLSVDEALFLLEELEKTSKTAEVKKEELFQELSTTVKFEEAKKEDPFNYKFQSAKDKIFDFVDTAFKKIKDLDLDFNFGQSVEITHIFQQGDVSFKDIDIDVANGKVEVIPWGQKDVRIECKAKVYRVETQEEARRNFLNDVNFTIVGEKMRFGTTQKWMKVDSVMYIPQTEYDQIKIRLFNGAIESNHLHVESYKAKTANGKITFQDIKSKYTEAETANGQISIQKSSIEHIDAETLNGAIHIDGDYRKVDLQSFNGDIFCTVNEENCDFIEAKAVTGKIELQVPNHVGVNGELKTNIGSLNVNLDGIQIIEDKSDVIQKVLRFKSVKESNHSLRLVADTKTGSIQINKSKSVEL; this is translated from the coding sequence ATGCAGGGAGAACGTAAACGAATACTTAAAATGGTTGAAGATGGAAAGTTATCAGTGGATGAAGCTCTCTTTTTGTTGGAGGAGCTCGAAAAAACAAGTAAAACAGCCGAGGTTAAGAAGGAAGAGCTTTTTCAGGAGTTATCAACGACAGTAAAATTTGAAGAAGCGAAAAAAGAAGATCCATTCAATTATAAATTTCAATCGGCAAAGGATAAAATTTTTGACTTTGTTGATACTGCATTCAAAAAAATAAAGGATTTAGATTTGGATTTTAATTTTGGTCAGTCTGTGGAGATCACACATATTTTCCAACAAGGGGATGTTTCCTTTAAAGATATCGACATTGACGTAGCAAATGGAAAGGTTGAAGTGATCCCTTGGGGCCAAAAGGATGTCCGCATTGAATGCAAGGCGAAGGTTTACCGCGTGGAAACTCAGGAAGAGGCAAGAAGAAACTTTTTGAATGATGTCAATTTCACAATTGTTGGTGAAAAGATGCGCTTTGGGACAACTCAAAAATGGATGAAGGTTGACTCCGTCATGTATATTCCACAAACAGAATATGATCAAATTAAAATTCGTCTTTTTAATGGGGCTATTGAGAGCAATCATTTACATGTAGAAAGCTATAAAGCAAAAACAGCGAATGGAAAGATTACTTTTCAAGATATTAAAAGTAAGTATACAGAAGCTGAAACGGCTAATGGTCAAATTTCTATTCAAAAGAGTAGTATTGAACATATTGATGCGGAGACGCTTAATGGTGCCATTCATATCGATGGGGACTATCGAAAAGTAGATCTTCAGTCCTTTAATGGTGATATTTTCTGTACGGTTAACGAGGAGAACTGCGATTTTATCGAGGCAAAAGCAGTAACTGGAAAAATCGAATTACAGGTGCCAAATCATGTTGGAGTTAACGGGGAATTAAAGACAAATATCGGAAGTCTAAATGTGAACCTGGATGGGATTCAGATTATTGAGGATAAAAGTGATGTGATCCAAAAGGTTCTTCGCTTTAAATCAGTGAAGGAGTCTAATCATTCCTTAAGGCTGGTTGCAGACACAAAAACAGGGTCCATTCAGATTAATAAATCAAAATCAGTTGAATTATAA
- a CDS encoding nucleoside recognition domain-containing protein, protein MLVESFKRGIMVGLKTTWTLGKIIFPVTVIVAILQHTPVLPWVIKLITPLMNVIGLSGDAAIPIVLGNFLNLYAGIGAILTLDLTVKEVFIIAVMLSFSHNMLIESSVALKVGVKLWIVVAVRLGLALLSAFVINLVWHDGSEIAKYGIIPAKEDELTGWASILLDAFQKAGLGILQLAMIVIPLMVVIQFLKDLNWLAVFSKWMSPITRALGMKENASTTLAAGLLFGLAFGAGVMIQAVQDDGVSKKDVTLAFIFLVACHAVVEDTLLFVPLGIPVLPLLLIRLSVAILLTLIIAFIWKRTEMNKRKETAYEHTS, encoded by the coding sequence ATGCTGGTTGAATCATTCAAAAGGGGAATCATGGTTGGATTAAAAACGACATGGACATTGGGGAAGATTATTTTTCCTGTTACAGTGATTGTTGCTATCCTGCAGCATACACCCGTGCTTCCATGGGTCATAAAGCTAATTACTCCCCTTATGAATGTTATTGGCCTGTCAGGGGATGCAGCCATTCCAATTGTTTTAGGGAATTTCCTGAACTTATATGCTGGAATTGGGGCTATATTAACACTGGATTTAACGGTGAAGGAAGTCTTTATTATTGCCGTCATGCTTTCGTTCTCACATAATATGCTGATTGAATCAAGTGTTGCCCTTAAAGTTGGAGTCAAGCTTTGGATTGTTGTTGCGGTTAGGCTTGGCTTAGCGCTCCTATCCGCATTTGTGATTAATCTTGTTTGGCATGACGGGTCAGAAATAGCGAAATATGGGATCATTCCTGCCAAAGAGGATGAGCTTACTGGCTGGGCGTCTATTTTGTTAGATGCCTTTCAAAAAGCGGGGCTGGGTATATTACAGCTAGCCATGATTGTGATTCCGCTTATGGTCGTTATTCAATTTTTAAAAGATTTAAATTGGCTCGCCGTTTTTTCAAAATGGATGTCACCGATAACGAGAGCGTTAGGGATGAAGGAAAATGCCTCAACGACTCTTGCAGCTGGATTATTATTCGGCCTTGCTTTTGGTGCGGGAGTGATGATTCAAGCAGTTCAAGATGATGGGGTCAGTAAAAAGGATGTTACGCTCGCGTTTATTTTCCTTGTTGCCTGTCATGCTGTTGTGGAGGATACATTGTTATTTGTCCCACTAGGTATTCCGGTTCTGCCATTACTGCTCATTCGATTGAGTGTTGCTATATTATTAACATTAATTATCGCATTTATTTGGAAACGCACTGAAATGAATAAAAGGAAGGAAACAGCTTATGAGCACACAAGTTAA
- the nagB gene encoding glucosamine-6-phosphate deaminase: MKIIRTANYEEMSTKAAQFMLDRIQTNPELKLGLATGGTPKGVYKKLIEDHKQNNTTYKNIITLNLDEYIGIDSSNLNSYHYFMKEQLFDHIDIPSTQTHLPNGTAKDLLEECSRYESLLKKVGGIDLQLLGIGENGHIGFNEPGTPFDSTTHLIELEENTRQANARFFDTIEEVPTHAITMGIASIMASKEILLLASGEAKAEAIHKLINGAIDESFPASALKRHENVTIIADEEALKLL, encoded by the coding sequence ATGAAAATCATACGAACAGCCAACTACGAAGAAATGAGTACAAAGGCAGCACAGTTCATGCTGGATCGAATCCAGACGAATCCTGAGTTAAAGCTCGGTTTAGCAACTGGAGGCACACCAAAGGGCGTTTATAAAAAGCTTATCGAAGATCATAAACAAAACAATACGACATATAAAAACATCATAACGCTTAATCTTGATGAATACATCGGCATCGATTCTAGTAATCTGAATAGCTATCATTATTTTATGAAGGAACAGTTATTTGACCATATTGACATTCCTTCAACACAAACCCATCTTCCAAACGGGACAGCGAAAGATTTACTTGAGGAATGCTCACGCTATGAGTCTTTATTGAAAAAAGTCGGAGGAATTGACCTGCAATTACTTGGCATCGGAGAAAATGGTCATATTGGCTTTAATGAGCCAGGAACACCTTTCGACAGCACCACACACCTCATTGAACTTGAGGAAAACACGAGGCAGGCAAATGCGAGATTTTTCGATACCATTGAAGAAGTACCGACTCACGCGATTACGATGGGCATCGCTTCCATAATGGCTAGTAAGGAAATTTTGCTGCTTGCTTCAGGCGAGGCAAAAGCTGAAGCGATCCATAAACTTATCAATGGTGCAATCGATGAATCATTTCCTGCATCCGCACTAAAGCGCCATGAAAATGTTACGATTATCGCTGATGAAGAAGCATTAAAACTTTTATAG